The Anaerolineae bacterium genomic sequence ACATATTTAGGGAACTTAGGGATATCCATAAATAAGTAAATTTGAAATCGTTCTTCAAGAATAGGTTCTGCACGAAAGGGATCATGCACATCGAAACCGACATTGAGCGAGTGCGCGATCTTGCTGAGGCCAAAGAAGACCAGAATTGGACTCTTGCAGGGTAAACTGTTTCCTCGTTCCCTCGCTCCTGCGTGGGGGACTAAGAACAGTTTGGACTTAATACTCTCTTCATTCAGTAAAAATGATGCTTTTACACCGGTTGCTCGACAATCGAACTACGAGCTGGCTAAATAGTATTGCGACATGGTATAAAAAAGTCGGAAATATACGAAAAAGTAGTATGAATATATCTGTAATTTGCGAAAAACTCGTTGACAAAAATAAATGTCCCCATATAATGCTCTTATGAAGCGGACAATCTATGCAAAGCTACTTGAATGGAAAGATGCTGCCGCACGCTCTCCCCTCATTCTGAAAGGAACGCGTCAGGTTGGAAAAAGCTATATTCTTCAAGCCTTCGGGGAAAACGAGTTTTCCGATTGCCATACCTTCAATTTTGAGAAGGATAAAAAGCTATCAACGGCATTTGAAGCCGATTTGAACCCGGAAAGAATACTAACTGAGTTATCCATCTATTCCGGCAAAAGGATTGATATTGCCAAAGATCTTGTCATATTTGATGAAATCCAGGAATGCCCCGGAGCCCTGACATCCTTAAAATATTTTTGCGAAAAGATGCCTCAACTTGCGCTTTGCTGCGCCGGTTCACTGATCGGGGTTAAGTTGTCTTCAGGATCTTTCCCTGTGGGTAAGGTCGATTTCCTGAAACTATACCCGTTGAATTTTGAAGAATTTCTCATGGCATTGAATGATGAGGTCTCATTGGAGTTGTACCAGGATTCAGACAAGGTTGATTCCTTCTCGGAAATAGCCCATCAGAGGTTGTGGAATCGGTTGCGGGAATATTATGTCACAGGCGGAATGCCGCAGGTTGTTTCAACCTATTTGACTTATAACAGGGATGATCCTTTTGAAGCAATGAAAAGGGCAAGGGATGTTCAGGAAAAGCTGATTGAGAGCTACAATAACGACTTTGCGAAGCATTCAGGCAAGATCAATTCGATACATATTGTGTCTGTATTCGAGAATGTACCTGTGCAGCTTTCCGCAAATATTGACGGGTCAGTCAAAAAATACAGATTTAAAGAGGTAATCCTCAGGAAAAAAGGTTATGCGGAACTGCAGGGTCCCATTGCCTGGCTGGAAAAGTCCGGGCTAATTCTAAAAGTTAAGGTATGTAAAAGGGCTGAGATACCCCTGGAATCCTTTTGCAGAGAAAATGTGTTCAAGCTGTTTTTATTTGATATTGGTCTCCTCGGGTGTATGCTGGATCTACCGGTTAGCCTCATCCATTCACAAGATTACGGCATTGCAAAAGGGTATCTCGCAGAGAATTTCGTTGCCCAGGAATTTGCTGCTTCAGGTGTTTCAAGGCTGTACTCATGGACGGAGGGGACTTCTGAAATTGAGTTCATAAGGGTTGTTGACGATGCCCTTGTACCGGTAGAGGTTAAATCAGGGACCCGAACACATGCAAAAAGCCTGCGGCAGTATATCTTGAAGTATTCACCGAAAAGGGCCGTCAAGATATCCGGAAAACCGCTGAGCAGGATCAGGAACCAGGTTATTCAGAACTATCCGCTCTATCTCGCTGCAAAGATATGATCGGCGCATGACACCATAAAGGGACGGGGTTGAATTTGGGAGAGACTTACGGGACGTTCTCAACTTTTAAACTTGTGGGGGCTATGGGAAGTTCAGAGAATGGGGGTCGGGCCGCAGGAACATCTTGATATAATATATAAAACGTTTAAATTTTGCGTCAAATAAGGCCTTAAAAGGGCATTTTGGGGGGCCAAAAAGAGCCATTTAAGACGATTATAGGGGCTATTTGGGGCTTCTTTTGCAGTTATTATAGTTGGTTACTGTGGCCCGACCCCAATTGTTAATTCTTTAACTTCCAAAGATGGGAGAAAAAAATGATGAAAAAAATGTCATTATTTATAGGATTGATAGTTTTGGTTCTCACATCTGGGTGTGCTGATCCATTTACTAGATTAATCAAAGATAACAAATATGTGCCAATTACGCCTATACCGGAAATTCAGCATATAGGAGATATTTATCGAACAATTGATTTGCATAGAACTCCTGTTCTTTTAATGCGTGATATATTTACTAAAGATCAAAATGAAGAGTTTATGAAATCTTTAAGGGGTAGGGTGACTCTTCCAACGGTATCAGGAGATAGTAAGTTTGAGTTGAAGGCTGAAGCCGACGTTATTGGTTATGCCAAAAGCGAGTTGAGCGCATTTAATGTTAAGAAGTTTAAAGTTAAAATCGGTGGTGTGTATCAATATATAATTTCTGAGGATAGATTTGAGCGGGAGCTATACACAAAAATAAAGGAAAAAAGACCTAATAAAAATTTTTCTGGAAATTACGTTGTGTTAGCCTTGTTGCAAGCTACCATTGTCGAATATGAATTAATTGATGAAAATGGGGCTAAGATTGTGATTAAATCAGGGGGTGAAATTGAAAGAATTGTAAAAGCTAAACTCGGGGCTGAATG encodes the following:
- a CDS encoding AAA family ATPase; translation: MSPYNALMKRTIYAKLLEWKDAAARSPLILKGTRQVGKSYILQAFGENEFSDCHTFNFEKDKKLSTAFEADLNPERILTELSIYSGKRIDIAKDLVIFDEIQECPGALTSLKYFCEKMPQLALCCAGSLIGVKLSSGSFPVGKVDFLKLYPLNFEEFLMALNDEVSLELYQDSDKVDSFSEIAHQRLWNRLREYYVTGGMPQVVSTYLTYNRDDPFEAMKRARDVQEKLIESYNNDFAKHSGKINSIHIVSVFENVPVQLSANIDGSVKKYRFKEVILRKKGYAELQGPIAWLEKSGLILKVKVCKRAEIPLESFCRENVFKLFLFDIGLLGCMLDLPVSLIHSQDYGIAKGYLAENFVAQEFAASGVSRLYSWTEGTSEIEFIRVVDDALVPVEVKSGTRTHAKSLRQYILKYSPKRAVKISGKPLSRIRNQVIQNYPLYLAAKI